One genomic segment of Ctenopharyngodon idella isolate HZGC_01 chromosome 7, HZGC01, whole genome shotgun sequence includes these proteins:
- the agfg2 gene encoding arf-GAP domain and FG repeat-containing protein 2 isoform X1, whose protein sequence is MSNRKHRDNQEICARKVRELAQTGVNKHCFECNQPGVTYIDITVGCFVCTSCSGMLRGLNPPHRVKSISMTTFSQQEVEFLQNHGNEVGRRTWLCTFDPKTDGCFDARDTQKLKEFLQDKYERKKWHFSKSKIRRDAETPWGPGVQAVPAPHGPAQNQPPLGHPLNPTARPTRTLSQSQLSIWDRAPAVSPADSRTEVFTARPTRSQSFRDHPIKDTLLSGVERQRPGILSSGMGPQNHPSSFPALPRPSASSTFKNSFTLGRTLSSGGGAAFRAFPKSLSLDFGGLSHAHNTLSSAAPPPVTQDKYAALSQLDKVFSDNTPVTAITTAPSDGPPQYSTLFGNRLSSSSTPASSPGVPEATSGSQTFANFPNPFNSTASCTQPVLSPSNPFKSTASDDASSSAVFPQSVSFPASATQSAFSHQQSSNQEANGFNSFPAPESVPKVPRPMSVNPFTGNVYPSRGASLNPFI, encoded by the exons ATGTCGAACAGAAAGCACCGGGACAACCAGGAGATATGCGCCCGCAAGGTCCGCGAGCTCGCCCAGACGGGAGTGAACAAGCACTGCTTCGAGTGCAACCAACCTGGGGTGACTTACATCGATATCACCGTGGGCTGCTTCGTATGCACCTCATGCTCTGGAATGCT GAGAGGGCTCAACCCACCCCACAGAGTTAAGTCTATTTCCATGACAACCTTCTCCCAACAGGAAGTGGAGTTTTTGCAAAACCATGGCAACGAG GTTGGAAGGAGGACCTGGCTCTGCACATTTGACCCCAAAACAGATGGCTGTTTTGATGCACGTGACACACAGAAGCTGAAAGAGTTCTTGCAGGACAAATATGAGAGGAAGAAATG gCATTTCTCTAAAAGCAAGATTCGTAGAGATGCAGAGACACCATGGGGCCCAGGGGTTCAGGCTGTTCCAGCTCCACATGGGCCCGCTCAGAATCAGCCTCCACTGGGACATCCTCTGAACCCCACTGCCCGGCCCACTCGTACACTG TCGCAGTCCCAGTTGTCAATATGGGACAGAGCTCCTGCTGTCTCTCCGGCTGATAGTCGTACTGAAGTGTTCACTGCCAGACCAACTCGCTCACAGAGCTTCAGAGATCATCCCATTAAAG ACACATTGTTAAGTGGTGTGGAGAGACAGAGGCCAGGAATATTATCTTCTGGAATGGGACCCCAGAATCATCCCTCCTCCTTTCCAGCCCTTCCACGTCCTTCAG CAAGTAGCACTTTCAAAAACAGCTTTACTTTAG GTCGCACTCTGTCATCTGGGGGTGGAGCTGCATTTAGAGCCTTCCCTAAATCACTGAGTTTGGATTTTGGGGGTCTAAGCCATGCCCACAACACGCTAAGTTCTGCTGCTCCGCCCCCTGTCACTCAGGATAAGTATGCAGCCTTATCACAGCTTGATAAAGTGTTCTCAGACAACACACCTGTCACAG cCATTACAACAGCTCCCTCTGATGGACCCCCTCAGTATAGCACCCTCTTTGGTAACCGGCTTTCCTCAAGTTCCACACCTGCAAG CTCCCCAGGTGTTCCAGAGGCCACATCTGGATCTCAAACGTTTGCAA ATTTCCCAAACCCATTCAATTCTACAGCCAGTTGCACCCAGCCTGTTTTGTCTCCTAGTAACCCCTTCAAAAGCACAGCCTCAG ATGATGCCTCCTCCTCAGCTGTCTTTCCTCAGTCTGTCTCTTTTCCTGCATCTGCCACCCAAAGTGCTTTTTCACACCAACAGTCTAGTAACCAGGAAGCGAACG gTTTCAACTCATTTCCTGCCCCCGAGTCCGTCCCCAAAGTACCACGACCAATGTCTGTCAACCCTTTTACT GGGAATGTTTACCCGAGCAGAGGAGCATCACTGAACCCTTTCATCTGA
- the agfg2 gene encoding arf-GAP domain and FG repeat-containing protein 2 isoform X2, with translation MTTFSQQEVEFLQNHGNEVGRRTWLCTFDPKTDGCFDARDTQKLKEFLQDKYERKKWHFSKSKIRRDAETPWGPGVQAVPAPHGPAQNQPPLGHPLNPTARPTRTLSQSQLSIWDRAPAVSPADSRTEVFTARPTRSQSFRDHPIKDTLLSGVERQRPGILSSGMGPQNHPSSFPALPRPSASSTFKNSFTLGRTLSSGGGAAFRAFPKSLSLDFGGLSHAHNTLSSAAPPPVTQDKYAALSQLDKVFSDNTPVTAITTAPSDGPPQYSTLFGNRLSSSSTPASSPGVPEATSGSQTFANFPNPFNSTASCTQPVLSPSNPFKSTASDDASSSAVFPQSVSFPASATQSAFSHQQSSNQEANGFNSFPAPESVPKVPRPMSVNPFTGNVYPSRGASLNPFI, from the exons ATGACAACCTTCTCCCAACAGGAAGTGGAGTTTTTGCAAAACCATGGCAACGAG GTTGGAAGGAGGACCTGGCTCTGCACATTTGACCCCAAAACAGATGGCTGTTTTGATGCACGTGACACACAGAAGCTGAAAGAGTTCTTGCAGGACAAATATGAGAGGAAGAAATG gCATTTCTCTAAAAGCAAGATTCGTAGAGATGCAGAGACACCATGGGGCCCAGGGGTTCAGGCTGTTCCAGCTCCACATGGGCCCGCTCAGAATCAGCCTCCACTGGGACATCCTCTGAACCCCACTGCCCGGCCCACTCGTACACTG TCGCAGTCCCAGTTGTCAATATGGGACAGAGCTCCTGCTGTCTCTCCGGCTGATAGTCGTACTGAAGTGTTCACTGCCAGACCAACTCGCTCACAGAGCTTCAGAGATCATCCCATTAAAG ACACATTGTTAAGTGGTGTGGAGAGACAGAGGCCAGGAATATTATCTTCTGGAATGGGACCCCAGAATCATCCCTCCTCCTTTCCAGCCCTTCCACGTCCTTCAG CAAGTAGCACTTTCAAAAACAGCTTTACTTTAG GTCGCACTCTGTCATCTGGGGGTGGAGCTGCATTTAGAGCCTTCCCTAAATCACTGAGTTTGGATTTTGGGGGTCTAAGCCATGCCCACAACACGCTAAGTTCTGCTGCTCCGCCCCCTGTCACTCAGGATAAGTATGCAGCCTTATCACAGCTTGATAAAGTGTTCTCAGACAACACACCTGTCACAG cCATTACAACAGCTCCCTCTGATGGACCCCCTCAGTATAGCACCCTCTTTGGTAACCGGCTTTCCTCAAGTTCCACACCTGCAAG CTCCCCAGGTGTTCCAGAGGCCACATCTGGATCTCAAACGTTTGCAA ATTTCCCAAACCCATTCAATTCTACAGCCAGTTGCACCCAGCCTGTTTTGTCTCCTAGTAACCCCTTCAAAAGCACAGCCTCAG ATGATGCCTCCTCCTCAGCTGTCTTTCCTCAGTCTGTCTCTTTTCCTGCATCTGCCACCCAAAGTGCTTTTTCACACCAACAGTCTAGTAACCAGGAAGCGAACG gTTTCAACTCATTTCCTGCCCCCGAGTCCGTCCCCAAAGTACCACGACCAATGTCTGTCAACCCTTTTACT GGGAATGTTTACCCGAGCAGAGGAGCATCACTGAACCCTTTCATCTGA